In Desulfobacterales bacterium, the following are encoded in one genomic region:
- a CDS encoding hydrogenase iron-sulfur subunit produces the protein MSTEFTFKPKVLGFVCHWUAYGAADMAGVSRLQYSTNMRLIRVMCSGRVDLEHIVRAFSKGADAVFIGGCRLNECNYITHGNYDALGNVLMFKKIMEHIGLNPDRLRIEFMTSGDGLILADLINKFCKNAEEFGPLGKAEGIDRDILKFKLEAITKLVPYIKLVERERLRVPHKSEEAYMDFFASDRFNRLFEELILDKLVVSQIVMLLREQPLSTGEMSEKLGLNPSDISRHMNTSTRHGMVRFDENQKRYALR, from the coding sequence ATGAGCACCGAGTTTACATTCAAACCCAAAGTACTGGGTTTCGTATGCCACTGGTGAGCGTACGGCGCTGCTGACATGGCTGGAGTTTCCAGACTACAATATTCGACCAACATGCGGCTTATCCGTGTCATGTGTTCCGGCAGAGTCGACCTGGAGCACATTGTGAGAGCCTTTTCAAAAGGCGCCGACGCAGTGTTTATTGGGGGCTGCCGCCTCAATGAATGCAATTATATCACCCACGGCAATTATGACGCCCTGGGCAATGTGCTGATGTTTAAAAAAATTATGGAGCATATCGGTCTGAATCCGGACCGGTTAAGAATCGAATTTATGACTTCCGGTGATGGGCTCATTCTGGCCGATCTAATCAACAAATTCTGCAAAAATGCCGAAGAATTCGGACCGCTCGGTAAAGCCGAGGGAATCGACCGCGATATTTTAAAATTTAAATTGGAAGCCATCACGAAGTTGGTTCCCTACATCAAGCTGGTGGAAAGAGAACGGTTGCGGGTGCCGCATAAATCGGAAGAAGCGTACATGGATTTTTTTGCCAGTGATAGATTTAACCGGCTATTTGAAGAATTGATTTTGGATAAACTAGTCGTCAGTCAGATTGTCATGCTCCTGCGGGAGCAGCCCCTTTCAACCGGAGAAATGTCTGAAAAACTCGGTCTTAATCCATCTGATATATCGAGGCATATGAACACCTCGACCCGGCATGGAATGGTGCGGTTCGATGAAAACCAGAAGCGCTATGCGCTGCGCTAA
- a CDS encoding NAD(P)H-dependent oxidoreductase subunit E, translating into MDIERVDQIIDKHQGEASALIQVLLDLQAENHWLPQEALERVSEKLKVSLARIQHIATFYKAFSLVPKGRHEIHICMGTACHVRGAPRVLDTVQDLTGIKPGETDLDLKFSLETVNCLGCCALGPVVEIDGKTHGKVAPGETADVLKSYE; encoded by the coding sequence ATGGATATCGAGAGGGTTGATCAGATCATTGACAAGCATCAGGGTGAGGCCAGTGCGCTGATTCAAGTATTGCTGGATCTTCAGGCCGAAAATCACTGGCTCCCGCAAGAAGCACTGGAGCGGGTAAGCGAGAAACTGAAGGTTTCATTGGCCCGCATACAGCACATTGCGACCTTTTATAAAGCATTTAGTCTGGTTCCCAAAGGGCGTCATGAAATTCACATCTGTATGGGTACCGCCTGTCATGTTCGCGGGGCGCCCCGTGTTCTCGACACGGTGCAGGACCTGACCGGAATTAAACCGGGCGAAACCGACCTGGATCTGAAATTCAGCCTGGAAACGGTGAACTGTCTCGGCTGTTGTGCATTGGGACCGGTGGTGGAAATCGATGGAAAGACCCACGGAAAGGTCGCACCTGGCGAGACAGCCGACGTGTTAAAAAGCTACGAGTAA
- a CDS encoding CoB--CoM heterodisulfide reductase iron-sulfur subunit A family protein, whose product MEKEVQIEEELQQLSKELADKNFGDVMVVGGGISGIQASLDLATAGFKVYLIEKGPAIGGHMAQLDKTFPTNDCSMUILSPKLVEVGRHPNIEIFTLSEVDGIEGEAGDFKVSLTRQPRYVIEEKCTGCTTCVEYCPVECPDVFNQEISQNKAVHIYFSQAIPLVTYIDDSCLYLKEKKCRICENVCKVDAIDFQQKPEKFDLHVGAVILSTGLEPYDPSVKDEYGYGRLANVVTSMDFERLLCATGPYEGEILRASDQKHPHKIAWIQCIGSRKVTPGDNSYCSSVCCTYTQKQVILTKDHDVEAECTVFHNDIRSHGKDFETFFQRTEQLSGTRFIRSYAAIAGEDPETKNVIVKYATADQGVIEEEFDMVVLSVGLNPPAEYESLAAKFGIDLTSHGFCKAESTNPMETTGSGIFVSGAFQGPMDIPESVFSASGAGAQCGEFLNYRRWNLNTERTYPPEKDVSAEEPRIGVFVCHCGANIGKVVDVPSVVEHCKTLPNVVYATEQLFSCATDSADSITETIKEENLNRVVVAACSPRTLEPLFRDTLREGGINQYYFEMANIREHCSWVHAREKEDATEKAKDITRMSVARASLLDPLKEIDLPVNKAALVVGGGIAGMTCALSIANQGHEVHLLEKESDLGGIARNIHYTLDGMDVQAHVGDLAQSVYQHPSVHVYTECTITEATGYVGNFVTKVKSERGPSEIKHGATVIAVGAQAYQPTEYLYGENEQVLTNLELEQRISQGDESLLGAQSLVMIQCVGCRNEDRNYCARICCNQSIKNALKLKEINPQMDIYILFRDIRTYGMAEDYYRDASENDVKFIRFEADDAPQVEALQAEGRPVLRVAVSDSILGKKLAVDADVVSLAAAVIPPEGNREIAQLFKVTLGADEFFKEAHVKLRPVEFGTEGVFLCGTAHYPKLIPETINQAYGAASRALTLLSRDTVTVSGSVCAVIESDCVSCGACITACDYGAIQFHETPQGRKAIVNPVLCKGDGVCNAKCPTNAIYLKHFTDEEIMCQIDTAFSDIEI is encoded by the coding sequence GTGGAAAAAGAAGTACAGATTGAAGAAGAGCTTCAACAGCTCAGCAAGGAACTGGCAGACAAGAATTTTGGCGACGTCATGGTTGTCGGCGGCGGCATCAGCGGCATTCAAGCCTCGCTGGATCTTGCCACCGCCGGTTTCAAGGTTTATCTGATTGAAAAAGGACCGGCCATCGGCGGCCATATGGCCCAGCTGGACAAGACTTTTCCGACCAATGACTGTTCGATGTGAATTCTCTCACCCAAACTGGTCGAGGTCGGCCGGCATCCAAACATAGAGATTTTTACCCTTTCTGAAGTGGACGGTATCGAGGGCGAGGCAGGGGACTTTAAGGTCTCCCTGACCAGACAACCCAGATACGTTATCGAGGAAAAATGCACGGGATGTACCACCTGTGTCGAATACTGCCCGGTCGAATGCCCGGATGTGTTTAATCAGGAAATATCCCAGAATAAGGCCGTCCATATTTACTTTTCCCAGGCCATCCCCCTGGTGACCTATATCGATGATAGCTGTTTATATCTTAAAGAAAAGAAATGCCGCATCTGTGAAAACGTCTGTAAAGTCGACGCCATCGATTTTCAGCAAAAACCGGAGAAATTCGATTTACATGTCGGAGCGGTTATCCTGTCGACTGGGTTAGAGCCCTATGATCCTTCGGTCAAAGATGAATACGGCTACGGCAGGTTGGCGAATGTCGTCACCAGTATGGACTTTGAACGGTTGTTATGCGCCACCGGGCCTTACGAAGGTGAAATCCTGCGGGCGTCCGACCAGAAGCATCCTCATAAAATTGCCTGGATTCAATGCATCGGCTCCCGCAAGGTGACCCCCGGAGATAACAGTTACTGCTCGTCGGTGTGCTGCACCTATACGCAAAAACAGGTCATATTAACCAAAGATCATGATGTCGAGGCGGAGTGTACCGTATTTCATAACGATATCCGCTCCCACGGCAAAGATTTTGAAACCTTTTTTCAAAGAACCGAGCAGCTCTCCGGGACACGGTTCATCAGAAGCTATGCCGCCATCGCCGGAGAGGATCCGGAAACCAAAAACGTCATTGTTAAATATGCCACCGCCGATCAGGGTGTTATCGAGGAAGAATTCGATATGGTGGTATTATCGGTGGGGTTGAATCCGCCGGCGGAGTATGAAAGTCTGGCCGCTAAATTCGGGATTGATCTTACCTCACATGGATTTTGCAAGGCCGAGTCCACCAATCCCATGGAGACAACTGGCTCCGGGATCTTTGTGAGCGGTGCCTTTCAGGGCCCCATGGATATACCGGAATCGGTATTTTCCGCCAGCGGCGCCGGTGCCCAGTGCGGTGAATTTCTGAATTACCGACGCTGGAATCTGAACACCGAAAGAACCTATCCACCCGAAAAAGATGTATCCGCAGAAGAGCCCCGGATCGGTGTTTTTGTATGTCATTGCGGCGCCAATATCGGCAAAGTGGTCGATGTTCCTTCGGTGGTGGAACATTGCAAGACGTTGCCTAACGTTGTTTATGCGACCGAACAGCTGTTTTCCTGTGCCACCGACTCGGCTGATTCAATAACGGAGACCATCAAGGAAGAAAATCTCAATCGGGTGGTGGTGGCCGCCTGTTCCCCCAGAACCCTGGAACCATTGTTCCGCGATACACTGCGGGAGGGGGGTATCAACCAGTATTACTTCGAAATGGCCAATATCAGAGAGCACTGCTCCTGGGTTCACGCCCGCGAAAAGGAAGACGCCACCGAAAAGGCCAAAGACATCACCCGCATGTCGGTGGCACGTGCCAGCCTGCTGGACCCCCTGAAGGAAATTGATCTGCCGGTGAACAAGGCGGCACTGGTCGTCGGCGGCGGCATCGCCGGCATGACCTGTGCACTATCTATCGCCAATCAGGGGCACGAGGTTCACCTGCTGGAAAAAGAATCAGATCTGGGCGGAATCGCTAGAAACATCCACTACACTTTGGACGGTATGGATGTCCAGGCCCATGTCGGTGATCTGGCGCAAAGCGTTTATCAGCATCCCTCCGTGCATGTATATACGGAATGCACCATCACCGAAGCGACCGGGTACGTCGGCAATTTTGTTACCAAGGTTAAATCTGAAAGAGGGCCATCCGAGATTAAGCACGGCGCCACTGTGATCGCAGTAGGTGCCCAGGCGTATCAACCCACTGAGTACCTGTACGGGGAAAATGAACAGGTATTGACCAACCTCGAGCTGGAGCAGCGGATCAGCCAGGGAGATGAAAGTCTGCTGGGCGCCCAGAGCCTGGTGATGATCCAGTGTGTCGGCTGCCGGAATGAAGACCGCAATTACTGCGCGCGCATCTGCTGCAACCAGTCAATTAAAAACGCCCTCAAACTGAAAGAAATTAATCCCCAAATGGATATCTACATTCTCTTTCGGGACATTCGAACCTATGGAATGGCTGAAGATTATTACCGTGATGCGTCTGAAAACGATGTCAAGTTTATCCGCTTCGAAGCGGATGATGCGCCCCAGGTTGAAGCTTTGCAGGCCGAAGGCCGGCCCGTTTTAAGGGTGGCGGTAAGCGATTCCATCCTCGGTAAAAAGCTGGCCGTTGATGCCGATGTCGTGTCGCTTGCGGCGGCGGTGATTCCCCCGGAAGGAAACAGGGAAATCGCTCAATTATTCAAAGTCACACTGGGGGCGGATGAATTTTTCAAAGAAGCCCATGTCAAATTGAGACCGGTTGAGTTCGGTACTGAAGGTGTTTTTCTCTGCGGTACGGCCCACTATCCAAAACTCATTCCGGAAACGATTAACCAGGCATACGGGGCTGCCAGTCGGGCCTTAACTTTGCTTTCCCGTGATACCGTTACAGTCTCCGGTTCCGTTTGCGCGGTTATTGAAAGCGATTGCGTATCCTGCGGGGCCTGCATCACCGCCTGTGACTATGGTGCGATCCAATTTCATGAGACACCCCAGGGCCGAAAGGCCATTGTGAATCCGGTCCTCTGCAAGGGCGACGGGGTCTGCAATGCCAAGTGCCCCACGAATGCGATATATCTGAAACATTTTACCGATGAAGAAATTATGTGCCAGATTGATACGGCATTTTCGGATATAGAAATCTAA